The Amycolatopsis mongoliensis genome includes a window with the following:
- a CDS encoding branched-chain amino acid ABC transporter permease translates to MFQDLQSQFLGSTIGGLVAGSIYALIALGYTMVYGVLRLINFAHSEIFMIGTMTSLFILVTIAPTAPFTIFSMIGILLLLIVASALVSGGSAIVLEQLAYRPLRKKGATRLAALISAIGASLFLQEAFGLKIIPWLFDKPGRVQQPAPRFVPHEELFRIGNGVVRTDHVFVIIGAVIVMVVLDQLVSRTRIGRGIRATAQDPEAAVLMGVSIDRIVRITFLLGGAMAGVAAALFVMEYENTDYRIGFLLGIKAFTAAVLGGIGNLRGALLGGIVLGLVENWSSIFLGSAWKDVTAFVVLVLVLMFRPTGILGESLQRARA, encoded by the coding sequence ATGTTCCAAGATCTGCAGAGCCAGTTTCTGGGCAGCACCATCGGCGGCCTGGTAGCCGGCTCCATCTACGCCCTCATCGCCCTCGGCTACACGATGGTCTACGGCGTGCTGAGGCTCATCAACTTCGCGCACTCCGAGATCTTCATGATCGGGACGATGACGTCCCTGTTCATCCTCGTCACCATCGCGCCGACGGCGCCGTTCACCATCTTCTCGATGATCGGCATCCTGCTCCTGCTGATCGTCGCTTCCGCGCTGGTCTCCGGCGGGTCCGCGATCGTGCTGGAGCAGCTCGCGTACCGGCCGCTGCGCAAGAAGGGCGCGACCCGGCTCGCCGCCCTGATCTCGGCGATCGGTGCGTCGCTGTTCCTGCAGGAGGCCTTCGGCCTGAAGATCATCCCCTGGCTCTTCGACAAGCCGGGCCGAGTCCAGCAGCCCGCCCCGCGGTTCGTCCCGCACGAGGAGCTGTTCCGCATCGGCAACGGCGTCGTGCGCACCGACCACGTCTTCGTGATCATCGGCGCGGTCATCGTGATGGTGGTCCTGGACCAGCTGGTCAGCCGGACCCGGATCGGCCGCGGCATCCGCGCCACGGCCCAGGACCCCGAGGCCGCCGTCCTGATGGGCGTCAGCATCGACCGCATCGTGCGGATCACGTTCCTGCTCGGCGGCGCGATGGCGGGCGTCGCCGCCGCCCTGTTCGTCATGGAATACGAGAACACCGACTACCGCATCGGGTTCCTGCTCGGCATCAAGGCGTTCACCGCCGCGGTGCTCGGCGGTATCGGCAACCTGCGTGGCGCCCTGCTCGGCGGGATCGTGCTGGGCCTCGTCGAGAACTGGAGCTCCATCTTCCTCGGCTCCGCCTGGAAGGACGTCACCGCCTTCGTCGTCCTGGTGCTGGTCCTGATGTTCCGGCCCACCGGCATTCTCGGTGAATCGCTGCAACGGGCACGCGCATGA
- a CDS encoding branched-chain amino acid ABC transporter permease, producing MKGEEVAPSNGNPARGGFHPIDGMRDWWADAPHWQRYGVYLALIVLALILPAPWVGSFMSPDSDWTTVLIFPVGTYILLAVGLNIVVGHAGMLDLGYVAFFAIGAYTWASIGTSYGWSFWPTVLLGIFLASVSGVILGAPTLRLRGDYLAIVTLGFGEIVRITANNTDSIGGARGITNVPHPEPIFGVEFFLDPAPYYYLMLFAIVLVIVFSVRLNKSRVGRAWAAIREDEDAAELMGVPTFKFKLLAFAIGAMIGGFAGTIYASKAVFIEPNNFPFILSATILAAVVLGGSGNLPGVIIGAFVIAWLPERFRFLSEYRILIFGFVLVLMMALRPEGILPSRQRKAELREGTGGMGAMGAEVAGPDSEASAEVTK from the coding sequence ATGAAGGGTGAAGAAGTGGCTCCGAGCAACGGAAACCCCGCGCGCGGCGGTTTTCACCCCATCGACGGGATGCGGGACTGGTGGGCGGACGCCCCCCACTGGCAGCGTTACGGCGTCTACCTCGCGCTGATCGTGCTCGCGCTGATCCTGCCCGCTCCCTGGGTCGGATCGTTCATGTCCCCGGACTCCGACTGGACGACGGTGCTGATCTTCCCGGTCGGCACGTACATCCTGCTGGCCGTCGGCCTCAACATCGTCGTCGGCCACGCGGGCATGCTCGACCTCGGTTACGTGGCGTTCTTCGCGATCGGCGCCTACACGTGGGCCTCGATCGGCACGAGCTACGGCTGGTCGTTCTGGCCGACCGTGCTGCTGGGCATCTTCCTGGCCTCGGTGTCCGGGGTCATCCTCGGCGCACCGACGCTCCGGCTGCGAGGTGACTACCTCGCGATCGTGACCCTCGGGTTCGGGGAGATCGTCCGGATCACCGCGAACAACACCGACTCGATCGGCGGCGCGCGCGGTATCACGAACGTCCCGCACCCGGAACCGATCTTCGGCGTCGAGTTCTTCCTCGACCCCGCGCCGTACTACTACCTGATGCTCTTCGCGATCGTGCTCGTGATCGTGTTCTCGGTGCGGCTGAACAAGAGCCGCGTCGGGCGGGCGTGGGCGGCGATCCGCGAGGACGAGGACGCGGCCGAGCTGATGGGCGTGCCGACGTTCAAGTTCAAGCTGCTCGCCTTCGCCATCGGCGCCATGATCGGCGGGTTCGCCGGCACGATCTACGCGAGCAAGGCCGTGTTCATCGAGCCGAACAACTTCCCGTTCATCCTGTCCGCGACCATCCTGGCCGCGGTCGTGCTGGGCGGCTCCGGCAACCTGCCCGGTGTCATCATCGGCGCGTTCGTCATCGCGTGGCTGCCCGAGCGGTTCCGGTTCCTGTCCGAGTACCGCATCCTCATCTTCGGCTTCGTGCTGGTGCTGATGATGGCCCTGCGGCCGGAGGGCATCCTGCCGTCCCGCCAGCGCAAGGCCGAACTAAGGGAAGGAACCGGCGGCATGGGCGCGATGGGCGCGGAAGTCGCCGGCCCGGACTCCGAGGCTTCGGCGGAGGTGACCAAGTGA
- a CDS encoding ABC transporter ATP-binding protein codes for MSPLLEFDNVTMRFGGVTALREVNLSINEGEIFALIGPNGAGKTTVFNVVTGVYRPTEGEVRFGGDRVDGMKRFRVTKRGIARTFQNIRLFHNMTALENVMVGADAHHKTGAISAVLGLPGHRKEEKQGRERARELLDFVGIGRVEHNVAKNLSYGDQRRLEIARALATDPKLLLLDEPAAGMNPAEKNALQALIRKIRDDGRTVLLIEHDMGLVMHISDRLAVLDFGQKIAEGLPQEVQNNQKVIEAYLGVSEDAS; via the coding sequence GTGAGCCCCTTGCTCGAGTTCGACAACGTGACCATGCGCTTCGGCGGCGTCACGGCGTTGCGCGAGGTCAACCTCAGCATCAACGAAGGCGAGATCTTCGCGCTCATCGGGCCGAACGGCGCCGGCAAGACCACGGTGTTCAACGTGGTCACCGGCGTCTACCGGCCGACCGAGGGCGAGGTCCGGTTCGGCGGCGACCGGGTCGACGGCATGAAGCGGTTCCGCGTCACCAAGCGCGGCATCGCCCGGACCTTCCAGAACATCCGGCTGTTCCACAACATGACGGCGCTGGAGAACGTCATGGTGGGCGCGGACGCGCACCACAAGACCGGTGCGATCAGCGCGGTGCTCGGCCTGCCGGGCCACCGCAAGGAGGAGAAGCAGGGCCGGGAACGAGCGCGGGAGCTGCTCGACTTCGTCGGCATCGGCCGGGTCGAGCACAACGTCGCGAAGAACCTCTCCTACGGCGACCAGCGCCGGCTGGAGATCGCGCGGGCGCTCGCGACCGACCCGAAGCTGCTGCTGCTCGACGAGCCGGCCGCGGGCATGAACCCGGCGGAGAAGAACGCCCTGCAGGCGCTGATCCGCAAGATCCGGGACGACGGCCGCACCGTGCTGCTGATCGAGCACGACATGGGCCTGGTCATGCACATCAGCGACCGGCTCGCGGTGCTCGACTTCGGGCAGAAGATCGCAGAAGGGCTGCCGCAGGAAGTGCAGAACAACCAGAAGGTGATCGAGGCGTACCTGGGGGTGTCCGAAGATGCTTCTTGA
- a CDS encoding DUF4352 domain-containing protein, whose translation MKLRLLAVVVLALAAGCAANEPSTPAPTTYELPPRQVRPDETALKLPPAKNGDTEFTLIGLAAGLPSITGSHTEFPAKGQFVRLRLVITNTGTSSVLFDTKRQLLVDDQGAARPPEEQAMLIKRQPGQFDLGHGVRVEFDLYWDIPKDRKPVTLRAFGGPTITDMKNLNGTDIKL comes from the coding sequence GTGAAACTCCGCCTGCTGGCCGTCGTCGTCCTGGCACTGGCGGCCGGTTGTGCGGCGAACGAGCCCAGCACGCCCGCGCCGACGACCTACGAGCTGCCGCCGCGCCAGGTCCGGCCCGACGAGACCGCCCTCAAGCTGCCGCCGGCGAAGAACGGCGACACCGAGTTCACCCTGATCGGCCTGGCCGCCGGGCTGCCCAGCATCACCGGGAGCCACACCGAGTTCCCCGCCAAGGGCCAGTTCGTCCGGCTGCGGCTCGTCATCACCAACACCGGGACCTCGAGCGTGCTGTTCGACACGAAACGGCAGCTGCTGGTCGACGACCAGGGCGCCGCCCGCCCGCCGGAAGAGCAGGCCATGCTGATCAAGCGCCAGCCGGGCCAGTTCGACCTCGGGCACGGCGTGCGCGTCGAGTTCGACCTGTACTGGGACATCCCCAAGGACCGGAAGCCGGTGACGCTGCGGGCCTTCGGCGGTCCCACCATCACCGACATGAAGAACCTCAACGGCACCGACATCAAGCTGTGA
- a CDS encoding ANTAR domain-containing response regulator yields MTDQATEANGVATVPQRRVLVAEDEALIRLDLVEMLREEGYEVVGEAGDGEQAIALATDLKPDLVILDVKMPKLDGIEAAAKITGDRIAPVVILTAFSQRDLVERARDAGTMAYLVKPFAKRDLVPAIELAVSRFSELQALEAEVAGLTDRLETRKVIDRAKGLLMSRQGLTEPDAFRWIQRTAMDRRTTMKAVAEAVVESIGS; encoded by the coding sequence GTGACCGATCAGGCTACCGAGGCCAACGGTGTCGCCACCGTGCCGCAGCGTCGGGTGCTCGTCGCGGAAGACGAGGCGCTCATCCGGCTGGACCTCGTCGAAATGCTGCGTGAAGAGGGCTATGAAGTGGTCGGGGAGGCCGGGGATGGCGAGCAGGCCATCGCGCTGGCCACCGATCTCAAGCCCGACCTCGTGATCCTCGACGTCAAGATGCCCAAGCTCGACGGGATCGAGGCCGCGGCCAAGATCACCGGTGACCGGATCGCGCCCGTCGTCATCCTCACCGCCTTCAGCCAGCGCGACCTCGTCGAACGCGCGCGGGATGCCGGCACCATGGCCTACCTCGTCAAGCCGTTCGCCAAGCGGGACCTCGTGCCCGCCATCGAGCTCGCCGTCAGCCGGTTCTCCGAGCTGCAGGCCCTCGAGGCCGAGGTCGCCGGGCTCACCGACCGGCTCGAGACGCGCAAGGTCATCGATCGCGCCAAGGGCCTGCTCATGAGCCGCCAGGGGCTCACCGAGCCCGACGCCTTCCGCTGGATCCAGCGCACCGCCATGGACCGCCGGACCACGATGAAGGCCGTCGCCGAGGCCGTCGTCGAAAGCATCGGGAGCTAG
- a CDS encoding sensor histidine kinase has translation MDIHSATVRSSGRGTAATGDTEQMMRWVTWAVRAAALVGVGVSVFTAHTVSVAVIIAFVVAGSMMVLWAVIENPATERAQFGRLLPYALAAVTVVCGVAAVSPTGGALVFLGFIATISAGSDTSLTAGWTITGLGVLAVEITSLVTQTSGWITIGYPAILLPGLLIGYNRRSYRVQAEQSAVLLAKAEQLRDERARVATLEERSRIAREIHDVLAHSLGALGVQLRAAGAVLTDQRDIDRAVDLLDQAQRLTKDGLAETRRAVHALRTDTPPLPDGLADLGACHERRHHTPVTVRVDGSERSLTADAGLAFVRTAQEALVNAAKYAPRQPIAIHLDYGDGDTTMTVSNTMCDGVGDMDSVNAGYGLAGMRERLMLVRGSLTVGPHAGTWIVNARVPQ, from the coding sequence GTGGACATCCACTCGGCCACCGTCCGAAGCTCCGGTCGCGGCACGGCCGCGACCGGGGATACTGAGCAGATGATGCGGTGGGTCACCTGGGCCGTCCGAGCTGCGGCTCTGGTCGGTGTCGGGGTGTCCGTGTTCACCGCGCACACCGTTTCGGTGGCGGTGATTATCGCCTTCGTCGTCGCCGGTTCGATGATGGTCCTGTGGGCCGTCATCGAGAACCCCGCCACCGAGCGAGCACAGTTCGGCCGGCTGCTGCCGTACGCCCTGGCCGCGGTCACCGTCGTCTGTGGCGTTGCCGCCGTGTCGCCCACCGGCGGGGCGCTGGTCTTCCTCGGCTTCATCGCCACCATCTCGGCCGGCAGCGACACCAGCCTGACGGCCGGCTGGACCATCACCGGACTGGGGGTGCTGGCGGTCGAGATCACCAGCCTCGTCACGCAGACCAGCGGCTGGATCACCATCGGATACCCGGCGATCCTGTTACCCGGCCTGCTGATCGGCTACAACCGCCGGTCCTACCGGGTCCAGGCCGAGCAATCCGCCGTACTGCTGGCCAAGGCCGAACAACTCCGCGACGAACGCGCACGCGTGGCCACGCTGGAAGAGCGCAGCCGCATCGCCCGGGAGATACACGACGTCCTGGCCCACTCGCTCGGTGCCCTGGGCGTGCAGCTGCGGGCCGCCGGCGCGGTGCTCACCGACCAACGCGACATCGACCGCGCCGTGGACCTGCTGGATCAGGCACAACGGCTGACCAAGGACGGCCTCGCCGAGACCCGGCGCGCCGTGCACGCACTCCGCACCGACACGCCACCTCTGCCCGACGGGCTGGCCGATCTCGGTGCGTGCCACGAACGCCGCCACCACACCCCGGTTACCGTGCGTGTCGACGGCAGCGAACGGTCGCTCACCGCGGACGCCGGCCTCGCGTTCGTACGCACCGCACAGGAAGCACTGGTCAACGCGGCCAAGTATGCTCCACGACAGCCGATCGCCATTCACCTCGACTACGGTGACGGCGACACGACGATGACAGTTTCGAACACAATGTGTGACGGGGTCGGCGATATGGACAGCGTCAACGCAGGATACGGGCTGGCCGGCATGCGCGAACGCCTCATGCTCGTCCGCGGGAGCCTGACGGTCGGACCGCACGCGGGCACGTGGATCGTCAACGCCCGGGTCCCGCAATGA
- a CDS encoding response regulator transcription factor produces the protein MSAQPHPLRIIIADDQASVREGLVLLLGLLPDFEVVDSAANGREALDQVTAHQPDAVLLDLHMPELDGVDTTRRLVQHHPGVAIVILTTYRDDASVLAALRAGARGYLTKDASREEIAHALRSAAAGLAVLDPDVQLTLLNAADHGGPADVPIPEPLRTLPDGLTAREGEILAMIARGKTNPDIARELVLSSHTIKSHINRIFAKTRSGDRAAAIRYAREHHLA, from the coding sequence ATGAGCGCCCAGCCGCACCCGCTGCGCATCATCATCGCCGACGATCAGGCCAGCGTCCGCGAAGGGCTCGTCCTTCTCCTGGGGCTGCTCCCCGACTTCGAGGTGGTCGACTCGGCCGCCAACGGTCGCGAAGCCCTGGACCAGGTCACCGCGCACCAGCCCGACGCCGTCCTGCTCGACCTGCACATGCCCGAACTCGACGGCGTGGACACCACCCGGCGGCTCGTCCAGCACCATCCCGGGGTCGCCATCGTCATCCTCACCACCTACCGTGACGACGCTTCCGTCCTCGCCGCCCTGCGGGCCGGGGCCCGCGGCTATCTCACCAAGGACGCCAGCCGCGAAGAAATCGCCCACGCACTGCGCAGCGCGGCCGCGGGCCTGGCCGTGCTCGATCCGGACGTGCAGCTGACCCTGCTCAACGCGGCCGACCATGGCGGTCCGGCCGACGTCCCCATCCCCGAACCGCTCCGAACCCTGCCCGACGGGCTCACCGCCCGCGAAGGGGAAATCCTCGCGATGATCGCCCGCGGCAAAACCAACCCGGACATCGCCCGCGAACTCGTGCTCAGCAGCCACACGATCAAGAGCCACATCAACCGGATCTTCGCCAAGACCAGGTCGGGCGACCGCGCCGCCGCGATCCGCTACGCGCGGGAGCATCACCTGGCGTAG
- a CDS encoding SDR family NAD(P)-dependent oxidoreductase, whose amino-acid sequence MTGATRGAGKEIATALGEAGATVYVTGRSTSGKDSPYGGSIFGTAQLVSEAGGSGVAVAVDHEDDEAVRELFARVHAEHVRLDVLVDNAAKLVGITGPGGFWEKPLEAADLISVGLRSHYVAAYYAAPLLIANKRGLIVNTGHYGAVSYHQGPAYGAQKAGADKMAADMAKELRPHGVAAVSIWMGGLDTERASAYLESLPADKRPKTKRESARFTGRVIAALYRQENLMSFSGRALIGAELGAHLGVTDIDGSAPASLRYEMGGPPELHHTLH is encoded by the coding sequence GTGACCGGCGCAACCCGGGGCGCTGGAAAAGAAATCGCGACGGCGTTGGGCGAGGCCGGCGCGACCGTGTACGTGACCGGACGAAGCACGTCGGGTAAGGATTCGCCCTACGGTGGTTCGATTTTCGGAACAGCGCAACTGGTCAGTGAGGCCGGGGGCAGTGGGGTCGCCGTGGCGGTCGACCACGAAGACGACGAGGCGGTGCGTGAGCTCTTCGCCCGTGTCCACGCCGAGCACGTCCGGCTCGACGTCTTGGTCGACAACGCCGCGAAGCTCGTCGGCATCACCGGCCCTGGCGGCTTTTGGGAGAAGCCGCTCGAGGCGGCCGACTTGATCTCGGTCGGGCTCCGATCGCACTACGTTGCCGCGTACTACGCGGCGCCGCTGCTGATCGCCAACAAGCGCGGACTCATCGTGAACACGGGGCACTACGGTGCGGTCTCGTACCACCAGGGCCCCGCTTATGGGGCGCAGAAGGCCGGTGCGGACAAGATGGCAGCCGACATGGCGAAGGAGTTGCGACCACACGGCGTGGCTGCTGTGTCGATCTGGATGGGCGGCCTCGACACCGAACGGGCCAGCGCCTATCTCGAGTCCTTGCCCGCGGACAAGCGACCGAAGACCAAACGGGAGTCGGCCCGGTTCACCGGACGCGTCATCGCGGCGTTGTACCGGCAAGAGAACCTGATGTCCTTCTCCGGCCGGGCACTCATCGGAGCCGAGCTCGGTGCACATCTCGGCGTCACCGACATCGATGGCAGCGCGCCGGCTTCGCTCCGGTACGAGATGGGTGGTCCGCCGGAACTCCACCACACCCTCCACTGA
- a CDS encoding long-chain-fatty-acid--CoA ligase: MLNLSVVLDSAARLHPDRAAVVCGEQVYSYAELNRRARQVAELVRARGVRPGDRVVLICPNLPEFPVVYYGLLKAGVVVVPLNPLLKERELEFVFGDSGAVMVFAWEGTEHLPVLENARRAAVAAGVREVVALSGLAELLAPRPGEADSEPTGAEDPAVIIYTSGTTGTPKGAALSHVSLLLNARMKDLLIPRHEHDVALVALPLYHIFGQTSVLNGNVHTGGTLVLLPRFEPGTALDLLVEHRVTLFAGVPSMFQAFLQADPKGVRLRKAAETIRLITSGGAPLPVAVFERVKELSGLQIQQGYGLSETSPTVTFCPWDEPLRPASVGKPVWGVDIQVVDRAGTRVPAGTVGEIVVRGHCVMLGYFNRPEATAEAIRDGWFHTGDLGRFDEDGWLYVVDRVKDLILRGGYNVYPAEVEQVLLHHPAVAMTAVVGQPHERLGQEVVAYVVPRIGHRIDVGELSAFARERLAEYKYPRHIIVQSELPLTATGKVHKRALS; this comes from the coding sequence ATGCTGAATCTGTCGGTAGTGCTGGATTCGGCCGCCCGGCTGCATCCGGACCGGGCCGCCGTGGTCTGCGGCGAGCAGGTGTACAGCTACGCGGAGCTGAATCGCCGGGCCCGGCAGGTCGCGGAGCTGGTCCGGGCGCGGGGGGTGCGTCCTGGTGACCGGGTGGTGCTGATCTGCCCGAACCTCCCGGAGTTCCCTGTGGTGTATTACGGATTGCTCAAGGCCGGGGTCGTGGTGGTTCCGCTCAATCCGTTGCTGAAGGAGCGTGAACTGGAGTTCGTCTTCGGCGACAGCGGTGCGGTGATGGTGTTCGCCTGGGAGGGCACCGAGCACTTGCCGGTGCTGGAGAACGCGCGGCGGGCGGCGGTGGCCGCGGGTGTGCGAGAGGTGGTCGCGCTGAGTGGGCTGGCGGAGCTGCTGGCGCCGCGTCCAGGGGAAGCGGACAGCGAACCGACGGGGGCGGAGGATCCGGCGGTGATCATCTACACCAGCGGAACCACCGGAACCCCGAAGGGTGCCGCGCTGTCGCACGTGAGCCTGTTGCTCAACGCGCGGATGAAGGATCTGCTGATCCCGCGGCACGAGCACGATGTGGCGCTGGTGGCGTTGCCGCTGTACCACATCTTCGGGCAAACCTCGGTGCTGAACGGCAACGTCCACACCGGAGGGACGCTCGTGCTGCTTCCGCGGTTCGAGCCGGGCACTGCGCTGGACCTGCTGGTGGAGCACCGGGTCACGTTGTTCGCGGGGGTGCCCTCGATGTTCCAGGCGTTCCTGCAGGCCGACCCGAAGGGGGTGCGGCTGCGCAAGGCGGCCGAGACGATCCGGTTGATCACCTCCGGCGGCGCCCCGTTGCCGGTGGCGGTGTTCGAGCGGGTGAAGGAACTGAGCGGACTGCAGATCCAGCAGGGATACGGTTTGTCGGAAACGAGTCCGACGGTCACATTCTGTCCGTGGGACGAGCCGTTGCGCCCGGCGTCGGTGGGCAAGCCGGTGTGGGGCGTCGACATCCAGGTCGTGGATCGTGCGGGCACGCGGGTGCCGGCGGGGACGGTGGGCGAGATCGTCGTCCGTGGCCACTGCGTGATGCTGGGCTACTTCAACCGTCCGGAAGCGACGGCGGAGGCGATCCGGGACGGCTGGTTCCACACCGGGGACCTGGGCCGCTTCGACGAGGACGGGTGGCTCTACGTCGTGGACCGGGTCAAGGACCTGATCCTGCGCGGTGGCTACAACGTGTACCCGGCGGAGGTGGAACAGGTGCTGCTGCACCACCCGGCGGTGGCGATGACCGCGGTGGTCGGTCAGCCGCACGAGCGGCTCGGTCAAGAGGTCGTCGCCTACGTGGTTCCCCGGATCGGGCACCGGATCGACGTCGGCGAACTTTCGGCGTTCGCGCGGGAACGCCTCGCGGAGTACAAGTACCCGCGCCACATCATCGTGCAGAGCGAGCTGCCCCTGACCGCCACGGGCAAGGTTCACAAGCGCGCCCTGTCCTGA
- a CDS encoding TetR/AcrR family transcriptional regulator, which yields MTTEEPRRQRLTRAEAKARTRKLLLEAAAQTFARKGYAGSSVEEIAEAAGFSIGALYSNFGNKEELFLELSTTYNADRIAEASEVLLDQDADPVQAVNEVSRLLVDAADKDTDFSLLQAEFWLYAVRNPQVLDQMATRMRTPRAALEQLVGKSLETMPAPAEATPKAVATIVAALFEGLVRQRRIDPDQVPEELFGAALRWLFSGIEVSGREKKVAAPAKRKPAKRPRQG from the coding sequence ATGACCACGGAAGAACCGCGACGACAGAGACTCACCCGGGCGGAGGCGAAGGCGCGGACCCGGAAGCTGCTGCTCGAAGCCGCCGCACAGACCTTCGCCAGGAAGGGGTACGCGGGCTCGTCCGTCGAAGAGATCGCCGAGGCGGCCGGGTTCTCGATCGGCGCGCTGTACTCGAACTTCGGCAACAAGGAGGAGCTGTTCCTCGAGTTGTCGACCACGTACAACGCCGACCGCATCGCCGAAGCGTCCGAGGTGCTGCTCGATCAGGACGCGGATCCGGTGCAAGCCGTCAACGAGGTGAGCCGGCTGCTGGTCGACGCCGCCGACAAGGACACCGACTTCTCACTGCTGCAGGCCGAGTTCTGGCTGTATGCGGTCCGGAACCCGCAGGTGCTCGACCAGATGGCCACGCGGATGCGGACCCCGAGGGCGGCGTTGGAGCAGCTGGTCGGGAAGTCGCTGGAGACCATGCCGGCCCCGGCCGAGGCCACCCCGAAAGCGGTGGCGACCATCGTGGCCGCGTTGTTCGAGGGGCTCGTCCGGCAGCGGCGGATCGACCCGGACCAGGTACCGGAGGAGCTGTTCGGCGCGGCACTGCGCTGGCTGTTCAGCGGAATCGAGGTGTCCGGCCGGGAGAAGAAGGTCGCCGCACCGGCGAAGCGCAAGCCGGCGAAACGACCCCGCCAGGGCTGA